The genomic stretch GAGGGCTTGCTGGGTGCTGGTCCACCTTTCTGTGTGGCCAACACATCCTCCCTGCACGAGTCAAGCCCGGCTTCCCCACCGGCAGAGCATGGAAACACACTCCGGCCACAGGCCCAACCAGGGGCTGGAGCCAGAAGCAGGTCAGCTGCAGGGCCTGCTGAGGCGGCCACCAGGCCTGCCTTCATGGGGTTCCTTCCCACCCCTTGGCTAAGGGCACCAAGAGCTGATCCAAAGTTGCAGGGACAGCActgggtgagggagggacagCAAGGCGGGGCTCCCAGTCTCCTGCTGCCTTGGCTTTGCTCTGCCACGGCAAGTGGCAGCAGGTCCTCCAGGCCTGGGCAGGTCTTCTCCCCACCCTTGTCAGATGGACAGGCTCAAGTGATTCCTTCAGGGCAGACCCTCTGGCTCTTCAGACATCTCAGCGCCTAAAGGACAGGAAACAACAAGAAAGCCCCTCTATCAATACAGGGGCTGATTCAACAGAGTGTCTAGAGTGCGTGGGCACAAGAGGGCCTCTTGATGGTGGGCTAATCGGTTGAAAAGTCAGCAATGATTTTGGAACTTATCATCCTGGGAtgcctttttctctttaattaaaaaaaaagagagaacagcaCTACTGAGTATTAGACTATCAGAGGGCAATAGGTACGGTAAAGCCTAAGTTTCTTTGGATGCAAATTAGGAAGAATCACCACAAGTTAACAGCTGACACTCGGTGATGGTGTCCCATGTGCCAGACGCTTGCTGTGTGATTTGACAGATGCATCCCTCGTTTCTTCTAGTCATTtctatgaggtagatactgtcatttgtacagattttttttcccccctaagttatctctactcccaatgtggagctaaaactcacgaccccgagatcgtactctctactgactgaaccagccaggcccTCATTAGTACACGTTTTACAGATAAGGCTGAAGAGGTCGGGAAACATGCCCAAGCTGACTCCGTCCCTGAGCGGAAGGCTGGGCTCTAATTCCAGCTATCTGCTGCCAGGGCCCACCAGCTCCAAAACCCCCCACCCACCAGCATCCCTCCGAGGACAATGCTGGGATCTACTCATATCTCCACCTCTGACTTGATACAATTCTCATTTatgatgtatatatttacatttatactaCAGATCATTTGTATCATTTGTTACATGtccacatatacatttttaacaggAAAGTAATGGGATTATTTTTGGTTAAGCGTTCcattaaaatggcattaaaaCTTTAAACTGAAATATGAAATGGAGAGGTGAGAAATATGTTGAAATCACTGAGCCCTAAACTGCTGCTCCCTGACGCAGGCTCAAGGGTGCTGTGTGGGGTTAGGAAGCAAGCCCCCACAAGGGGAGAGGCTCCAGTGCTCTCTCTTTACTTATTAGTTCTTTTGCACCAAGTGGCTACAAAGTCTAAATGCACTGAGGAGAAACTGTTTTCACCCAGAAACTGCCTGCATCCCAGGGTGGGggctgccttccctcctcccagctgGGCAGCCCTGTGTCTCCTGGCCCTGCGAGGCCCTGCGAGGCCCTCGAGGCGTGGGGCTCTCTTCTAGGGGGGTATGCTCCCCGAGGGGCTCACTCACTtgtggtgggcggggccgcaggaGCCCAGGAGGTGGCAGCCTGCCTGCTCCAGGTTCCAGTCACACATCTCCAGCACCTTGTGGCACTCGCTTCGCGGCCGCAGACCCAACCCAAAGAGCTGCTCCACCTGAGGAGCAGAGGGTGGTGCCATGGGACACACTGGGGCTGAAGGGCACCGgccagggtaggggcagaggagagccagaggcaggatggtagggaggggcaaaaggagggGAGAGCGGCAGAACCAGTCTTCAGGGTCCCTGAAAGCCAGAGTGGGCAGGAGGTGGTGGTACCTTCAGATACTGGGCAGCCCTCTGCACGCTCCAGCTGTGACTCTGCAGGGCCGCCTGGCACTCCTCTGTGGTCACCCCATGCACCATGGCCTGCAGCTGGgcacacccacccacctacccatcaGCACCACTTGGGCCCATTCCTCCCGGGCCCTTGGGCCCCCGCCCCTCCAACCAGCAGCCAGGCCCGGTACTCACCATCTGGATCTTGTCTGTTGGTCGTCCAGCCTCTGGCCCGTCCCCAGGGCAGCCCCTCTGTGGCAGCCGTGCAGTGGCCCTCAGGGCTGGTGGCCGGACCCCCGGGTTACTGTTGTTGGTGGAGAAGTTGGCCTTGGGGTCTGGGGCAGCCTGGGGCATTGGTCGAACAGTGGCAGTGGGGGCGGCAGgggctggggtgctgggtgggggcagCAGCAGGGGCACAGGCAAGGGGGCCGGCTCTTCAGGGCTTTGGGCCTCACGCAGGAAGCGCTGGTAGCGTTCCAGGTAGGGTGGGCGCTCAGGCAGCAGGTAATAGTGGGTGTTGCTGACCTTCTTGCCATCACGGACGATGGGTAGGATGCAGGGACCAGCCCGTGGGCCGGGTGCCTGGATCACTTGTGGTGTAGCATATTTGGGGTCTGAGGCAAAGCTCTGGGTGGTGGGCATGGTCTTCCCAGGTGAGCTTGAGAGCCGGGGCGGCAGCGGGGAGCTTCCAGGTGGTACCAGGGGGCTAGGGGTCCTCGAGCCTTGAGGGGACAGGGGCTCCCGGGGAGGCAcccggggaggggaggcaggtccAGGCCACCGCCCTATCTCCTCCTCACCTGAGGGGGCTGGTGACAGCTCACCGCGTGGGCGAGTGGGCCTCGGGGGGATGGGCACccgggggggcacctggggcttGTCCTCACCCGCTGGGGCTGGGCCAGGTGAAGGGACCAGGGAGCCAGCCGGGACCCGCAGCTGCCGCATGCACTCCTGCTGCAGCGCCTGGAAGATCTGTGCGGTCTGGGCCGAGCTGGGCGGCTTGCTCCCACCCTGGGGTGGGAGGAACAGATTGTCctccaggggagggaggagctgcGCCTGCTCAGGCACAAAGGCATAATTGGTTTCACCCTGGCTGGGCCCAGCACAGACCCCTGCAGCAACCAGGGTGCTGTTGATGGAGCAGACTTCAAAGTCGTCCTCATCCTGGGCCACATCGTCATAGGCAGGAGGCGGGGGCAGCGGGCGGGCATCCCAGTCCACCACAGGTGTGGGATGCAGGGGCCGGGGCAGTGCCCGAGTGGGGCTCTGCGGTGGAGTCTTGTCCAGCAAGGAGCAGGCATCCATGGCCAGCTGTGCCAGTGAGGGTGCGCAGGGCCGGGGGGCGGGGATGACGGGCTCCTCGCCGAAGTCAATGAGTGTGACCTCGCTCCCGCCGCCACGCCCTGCCTTGGTGCCCGGCACCCGAGCTGAGGGCTTCGCCAGCCACAGCCCACGGGTCAGGCCTGGTTTCCGGAGGCCCAGCCTCTTGAAGTCGCTGGACAGAGGGTCCTGGTCCTCACTCACTGGGTCGTAGGTTGGCTCTAGGATAGAGAGGGAGATCCTAACGAGAAGGCAGTGTCAGGGGGACGGGAAGAAAGACAAGTGTCTTCCACCAACTCCCCACTCCTAATGCCCCCAGAGGTTAGCCCTCAGCTGCCAAAATTCTCAAGGCACACCAACCCTATTCACACGGGAGGACAGGACCTGTTCTGGACGCCATGAGCTCTCCACACAGGCTAATGAGCCCCTGCCTCCATCTCAGCTAGAGCAAGCAACACCCCACACCTGCCTAATACCCCAACACACGAGACCCCAGGTATCCCGGGCTCCTGGGCCTTGTTGGTAATCCCTTGTCCCCACTCCGTTATGGCACACAGCACACCACTAGTGCAGGCAGCGGGCTATGGGCAATCCTCCACCATTAAGGGCAACAGGAGCTGTCCTTGGAAGAGCACAGAGCTCCTGACTAGCCACCACGAAAGCCCAGACACAGCCTCTGCAGGCCCCAAAGGGAGTGAAGCAGGGCCAGGTGACGGTGGAGAGGGGGGGACCAGGACCACACAATTGCTCCAGGAGCCCAGGTGTTTGCAAggcgggggagaggcaggcatGCTGGGCCAGGTCAGCGGCACGAGCTCACAGCACacatcccacctcccctcccgCCCGGCCAGCCCACCAGGGCTCTGTACCTttcagaaggagaggaggaatgagaggagagagggggcaggggcaggggccaaGGCATCGAGAGCAGCCCCACTTACTCTGAGCGAAGATGGCAGGCTGAGGTGGGCGAGGTGGAGGCTCCCCTGCAAGAAAGGCCATGCGGAGAGTAGAGGGGACAGAGCGGGAGAGACAGAGGAcggggggaagggaagacagcCAGACAAGAGGGCAGagtgtggagagagacagagagagggcagtgAATAGGAGTGAGTGGACATACACACCCAAGAGCAATGGGAAGCAATGGGGTGGCAGGATGGGGAAAAACGGGTTCCGGAACAACAGGCACAGGATCCGGGAGATGGATGAGGCTCCTGGCCAACATGAAGCCTGTGGGGTGGTTTTGGCTTGGGAGAGGACAGCAGGATTGGGGGGGGGTGAGGAAAGCCAGGATCTGAGCACggcgggaaggagggaggagggaagctgaGGTGGGCAGGCCAACACAGGACGGCCGAGGATGCCCACCTCGGCGGATACAGCTGCTTCTCATCTTCCACCCCACACCCAGCCGGAGCCGGGTCACAGCTGTCCCCCGGCAGCCCTGGCCCAACTGTCCCAGAGCCAGAACAGCCAGCTCGGAGTGCCTGCACAAGACAGTGCCTTTTCCTGGGCAGCTGATGAACTagggggcactggggagccaggCTCTTACTTTTCGCCCTTCCTAGATGTTGGGTGGGTCGGGAGGTGCTCAGTTCCACGCTCAGCAGGTCAGGAGGGTCCATGGGGTTTCCCAGGTACAGTCTGTGGGGAGAGAACCGGGTCagagggtggggcctgggggaAGGGTGTGGAGTGGTGACAGTCGTGGGGAACCTCAGGAGGAGATGCCCGGGGTCAGGCAGAGAACAAAACCCTGAGTGCATGTAGGGGACCATCTTGTCCAAGCCCCGCACAGACTTGGGTCTGGAGCACAGGACGTGCAATTCCCCGAAGACAGTACTCAGGGAGGGTGTTatggagagagggcagagacagaactGACTGCAGGGTGAAAGGCTTGGACTGAAGGGGCTCCAACAATACCCTACAAAGGCAGAGCTGGCCCTCCATGACCGCCATGGTACCCCAATGTCTAGCAGCCACCTGCTGGCACACTCTCCTGTCCTGCCGGGCCCGCTCCCCTGTCGGGGTGCGTAGGAGGCACCCTTCTGCCCCGCtgccaggtgggagaggggctgggccaCTTACCCTGCTCCCGATTCACCCTCTCAAACCCTGTGCTGACTGTCAGGCCTTGGGACTTAGTCACTGAGCTGATGAAAGCCTGGAGGAATGGGGCTGGGCTGGCCGCAGCACgccaggagcagggcagagggtgcCGGGCCACCTTCTGGAGGGCGTCTACACACCTCGCCCCAATTCCCACAGGCCCGTGCTGGCTCACGCCAGCTGCTCTCCCAGGGCTTCAGGTTCTGGTGTGTGGGGGCAAGAGGGCAGGCCTGCTTCACTGTGCCTCTCAGGGCAGAACCGAATGTCAGGAGAAGTCAGGAGAAAGGGCTGCCTCGAAGCCTCCTGGGGCCAGCAGAGAGGCATGAAGCCTGGGCTGAGGAGCTGCCAGGTGGCTCGCTGGGGTAGGGCACCCAGGAAGTGACTAATtcttctcctctgtgtcctccGCAGAGGACAGGTCCCCAGTGACCTCATCCTTTCACTTAAAGGAGACTGAACCCCCTGCCAGGTAGAGAGTGAGCAcgcaggggcggggggtgttgCCTAACCTTCCTCCTGGGCTTTCCCCACAGGGAGCTCTTTCTCTGGGCCCCCAGCTCACCCCCTGGCACCTGTGCACACCCCAGGGCTTGACCCAGCAGGCTCCATCTCCCAGACTCTACACAAACACTAGGAGGCATGACAGAAACCCTCCTGCTGAACTCATTCCAGAGGCTGTTCTCAAGTCCATGTTCCTAAGGTCGGTGTTCTGGGGGGGTTCCACCAAACAGAAGTGTGCCTCCATCCTCTGAAGCTCCTAACCTCAGTTCTGCCTACAGGGAACAGCTTTCGGGCAATAAGAGACCCTCTGCCCTATTGTTGTGACAAGGACCTTGGCAGTGAGAGCCTGCATACCCAGGGAGGAGCTGCTGACTCTGGAGCCACaggtgacccccacccccacaaatgCACTCACTCATCAATCTTGTCGGGGAAGCCCCAGCAGTGGCGGGGGTCACTGTCGCCATGTCCCGTGTGAATGAAGCTATTCTGCAGGGGTTGGCTGATGTCCTGGGCTGAAAGGCCAGCCACGGAGGTCACCACGTTGCGAGGAAAGGGTCCCACACACAGTGTCCGGGTGTTCTGTCCACGCCACCAGTAATTCTCAGCCCTGCTCAACAGAGATGACATGGTGAACACCAGGGTGTGTGAGGTGGCCCCAGGGAGTGGGACCCTTTTCATTCCAAGCTCTCTCCAGCCAGAATATATCTGACTATCTTGGCAGGAGGGGACCCAAGGGCTATGGCTCTGAGACCAGGCTGGTCTGTCATCAGCCTGCCTGCCCCACGACCTGTCACTCTCCCAGTACAGGGCCTGTCTGTTTATACACTCCTTACCCTAAGACACTTAGGTGGGTCAGACAACCTTTTCCGACAGTTTACAAATAAGCAGATAGGTTACAAATAAGTGACAGGACTTGCCTACACTTCCCAGACAGATCATAGCAGACTCAGGATTCAAATTTGGCTGTTCGTCTGCAGCTACCAACCTTCCTATAAATCTgccttgcctccctcctccccggcAAGGCCTGTACCCCTACCCTCTGGCCACCTGACCTTGCTATTCAGCCCAGTTCCCGGGCATCCTGAGCTGCAGTGGCCAAGGGAACACCATGGCCTTAGCACTGGGCTTGGAGCCAAGCCCCCCAGCCACACTCTGTCTCCTGCATGCAGCCCCTTGTGAATTTGGAAGCACTGCAAGCAACCCATGCCTTCCCATCACCAGTTTTTGTATCTCCAGTGTCTTCCACCACCTCTAGGCAGGGCTGTGGGACCTGTGCCCTTAACCCCGGTCATCTCCTGGGGAGTTCTACTCTTGTCTTAAATAAGGGGTCTATAAGGGGACCCAGCCTCCCAGTGCGGCTGGACTGTGGGACCACCCCCTCCGCACTCTGATCTCAGACACAGAACCTCTACTGACGTAGCCTAAGcctgagcctggggtgggggttggggtagGATGGTGCCCTCCTGGACACTTCAAGTGGCAGGATGCAGCTCCTTTGTCTGACACTAGGATCGCTCACACCAGATGACATGGGCAGAATCTGAGCTAAGGCAGAGGTAGTGCAGCCTCATGCTGCTGTGgtggacacatgcacacacccagtCAACCCCCACCTGGGCAGCCAGGAGCATCAAGGTCTCCTCCAAACTGGAGCCAGACCACAGGGACCAAGGGTGGATGGAGGCTGAGCTCCTGGACCCTCCTCCATGAGGTGACACGGCCCGTTGGGGCAGCACGACCTCAATCAGCCTGCTCTGGAGATCACAAGTCAAACCCCATGAGCACAGCAGTGCTTGGGAAGCCAAGAGGTGGGGCGGCAGAGGGCTGGGAGCCCAGCCTCCCCATAAACAGGGCCACTGACCAGCCTACCACCAGACACAGCAGCCCTGTGATTACACCCTGCCCTagggtgggaagggcaggaaaggaagcaagaaggGAGGACAACACCCAGGAAGGGACAAAGCCCATTGGAAAACAGCAGGGCTGTTCCGAGAAGAGAACGTCCCCTAGCACCCCAGTCCCGGGGACTGGCTGAGGTCGAGAGCCTCCCATGAAGCAGGGTGAAGAGGGATGCCTGACACCAGGGGACCCCCTgctgctctctgcccccccccacccctgcacccaaCGGCTCCCTGGGTTCTGCGTACCCCTTAACAGACCTTCTAAACACCAACCCCAGGCTGGACATTGGACTCTGCTCCCCACACCTCTTCAGAGGTGCTCATTAACCTGGGTGAGAGAGGTAACCGAGGCAGAGAGATAGTTCAAAGTAGAACAGAAGCATGTCCAAGACCAGTTCCACCCTGTGACCCTATCTTCCCTGTGTCGACCCTGAGCAAGGCCAGACTGGCAGGtcactccctccacccccttcctttTGCCAGCACAGCCGAACACACAGGGGCTCCTTTGGACCCACTTCTGAGAGTGAGAGATGCCAACCCACCTCCCTTTATTATAGGTATGGCTGAGGCAAGAGCCTCCAGGACTGCTGGGAGTCCCGACATCACTTCCCAAAAGATCTGTGCTACtaggggaggggagctggaggGCAGGGCAAGTGTTAAGACAGACACCCTCAGAAGCAGCATCCTCTCGACAAGGCTCAAATGTAAGTCTTGAGATGGCCAATGCTATATCGTGCTGCCTACCTGTGCCCCTCTGAGAATCAGTAGGGCCGAAGTACCAGCAGCTCAGAGAGGACTGaggccaccctccccaccctcctgcaTTGGCCACACCCGCTCCCCCTCCTTGAACAGGCCAGGGTCTCCATAGCAATGGGAGGGCTAGGCCTACCATGGGCAGACACTGCAGTGAGGACAGAAGTCCTTGGGGGAACAGGAGAAGGGGCCAGCACCTCCAGCACGAACTCTCTATTTCCTGCTACCTGTCAGTATCCTGGGACAAGTACAAAGTGGAGTGGCACCTGGGAAgccaaggcctgagctgagaacATGCCGCAGGCTGCCCCTGCTCTATTTGGGACCAGCTTCTGGAAATCTCAGACCTCTGTCCCACTCCTGGCCTAAAGTAGTTCAGAAATGGCTGATAAATGTTGCTTGAATATTCTGCTCAAAACCCCACCCCACTCACTTCTCTCTGAGAGACCCAGGCAGCCCCTGGTTTTGAGAGACAACCTAGGCCCTTGCATCCCCCTCCCCTACCTACCACTGGGAGCAGAGGATCCAGGGACCAGGCCAGACCAGGCCAAGGCCCAGAAGACGGACTTCAaaacctctgtctcccttctttaGATCTATAAAAATGGAACATGAAACAGCTGCCAGCCATCCTAATTTCCAAGTAAGAACCCATGGAAAAGACCCAAATCATCATTTGTCCTTCCATCTAGACAGCACCTCACAGGCTCAGCAAAACATCTAGGTGTCCTGTCTCTGCCCACCGCCCGCTACCCCGAGAAACACTGAGCCTACGGAACCAATCAGAGCCAGGGACAAGGGGGCTCTCAGACTCCACTTGGAAACAAACACTGGCACAGCTTCCGCAAGAGGAGTCCAAGGCTGACAGATGAGCAGAAACAGAGCAGAGAGCCAGGctaagaggagacacagaaacagagaccCACACGTACAAGCCCAGACCCAAAAAGACACACACGAACAGAGAGCCCCTCCACTAGGAGACATGGAGACAGAGTCAGCCAAACAAACATAGAGACATCTGGGCACTGAAAGACAAGGGGGCAGAGTTAAAGCTCTGGTACCATCCGCATACAGGCCTACTCCCAAAGCCTCACCAGCTGTTGTGGcctcctgcccctcacctcccacctcctGAGCAGCTCCAGGAACCAAGAGCAGGCGCTGTGGTCCAAGTCGGCCATGGCCCTGGAGGAGGAGCCCAGCAAGCCCACACTGGCAGGCAGCTGCGGAGCCAGCAGCCCAGGCCAACCGGAGGCTGTGAcgcaagggcagggcagggcacgACCACAGTGCCTCCCAAGAGGAGCGGCTCCCCTGGGGCCCCACCTGTTGCCCGCCTAGCTCTGGTGGTAACCCAGGGTGCCAGCTCCAGAGACACACACCCCAGGAACACAAGAAGCAACTGAGTCACCCGCTGGGGACCACTGGGTCCCCACTGAGAGCAAGGGATGGGGGAGGTAAAAACCTGAGGGCTACGATGCACAAGATGGGTCAGGTTCAAGGTCCTCCTGCTCTTGGAGGTAGGAATGGATATAGGTCCAGACTTCTGAATTAACACCCTGCCATGCCCCTCTAGACAGGCCCTCACCCTAATCTTCCTATTTCCGGAATGCTCCCCAGTCCCTTGTCTGGCTCCTCAGccccaaacccacagactgtcttccttcctgtcccctgAGCCTCTCTCAGTCTGAAAGCTTTCTGCTTTCGTTTACCACCACTAACTCCCCAAACTTCACCCCCACAACTTGTTGGTTTGTCATTCATATTCTCAGACTGGGCCCAAAGGCTAGGCAAGCCCTGGCCTGGGGAAGAGgtgctggggccacagtgagGGTAGGTCATGTTCCTCCACAACCAGCTTGGGCTCCAGGGCCTACTCTATCACTCTGACCAAACGCAGAAGCTCTCCCCTCTCACCAACACCAACATGAGGCACAGACTGAATGAACTAAAGGCCCCAGACCCCCAGACCTGAAGCCCAGGTAGAAAGGGCTCTGTAGGAAGCGAACCCTGTCCTCATCCCTGCCTGGCTCTGAGTCAGAGGAGCTGGGAGCACAGGGGATTTCCTCTGCCTTGCTCCTCTTCCTGGTCCTCCATGCTCACCCCCTACCCCAAAGGCACCTCGACCCCGCCCTGCCCCAACCAGTTCCTCGGCAGCCCTGGGGATCAGATAACAGAGGGTGGGGTGAGTGGTGGGTAGGGCCTCCTTAGCAGAAGGGCTTGAATGGGGGCTACAGGTAGGAGACATGACTCAGGAGATGCTGCCTGGAGGCAGAGACGTGTGTCCCAGGTGTCTGGGCAGGGGCAGGTAAGGAATGGGGACTGGGGACAAAGGAGCCCAGGTGGGCAGCCCAGCAGAAAATGGAGGGGAGTCCCAGGAGGCGACAGTGGGGCTCAGTGGGAGGGCAGAGGCTGCCAGGAAGAGGGTGGGGCTGCTTTGGGGTTCTGACAGGTCTAGAGTCCCTGtcctgggaggaggtgggaagggaagaaagagaggatgaGAGGAATGTTCAGGAGTTCCAGAGTCCCTAGTTGTGGCCCCAGGGCCAAGGCTGAGCCACTTCCTTCGCCTCACCATATCGGCAGTTTGGCTCTGACCCACACAGCAAGGGCTGGAGCCGAGTGGGAAAAGGGTGAAAGGGTGGTGCTAGGCAGGGAAAATCCCTCTTAGCAGCAGCATCTGGTACTTAACCCCAGGCACTCAAGACTGGACCCGGGCCTGTCCTCCCCTTACTGCACAGCTCAGGCTCCCCACAGCCTGTATTGCCATGGGAACCTTGGAGGCAGAAGAGCTCTCAGCCAGCAGGCCCCTCCACCCTGCACCCTTCAAGGCAGCGTAGGCGCAGCCTCACGCTCCCTACCT from Panthera uncia isolate 11264 chromosome C2, Puncia_PCG_1.0, whole genome shotgun sequence encodes the following:
- the TNK2 gene encoding activated CDC42 kinase 1 isoform X11 — encoded protein: MPAARRFPGLELSFPLLARLRRRLYTRLGSSSMQPEEGTGWLLELLSEVQLQQYFLRLRDDLNVTRLSHFEYVKNEDLEKIGMGRPGQRRLWEAVKRRKAMCKRKSWMSKVFSGKRLEAEFPPHHSQSTFRKTSPTPGGPAGEGPLQSLTCLIGEKDLHLFEKLGDGSFGVVRRGEWDAPSGKTVSVAVKCLKPDVLSQPEAMDDFIREVNAMHSLDHRNLIRLYGVVLTPPMKMVTELAPLGSLLDRLRKHQGHFLLGTLSRYAVQVAEGMGYLESKRFIHRDLAARNLLLATRDLVKIGDFGLMRALPQNDDHYVMQEHRKVPFAWCAPESLKTRTFSHASDTWMFGVTLWEMFTYGQEPWIGLNGSQILHKIDKEGERLPRPEDCPQDIYNVMVQCWAHKPEDRPTFVALRDFLLEAQPTDMRALQDFEEPDKLHIQMNDVITVIEGRAENYWWRGQNTRTLCVGPFPRNVVTSVAGLSAQDISQPLQNSFIHTGHGDSDPRHCWGFPDKIDELYLGNPMDPPDLLSVELSTSRPTQHLGRAKREPPPRPPQPAIFAQKPTYDPVSEDQDPLSSDFKRLGLRKPGLTRGLWLAKPSARVPGTKAGRGGGSEVTLIDFGEEPVIPAPRPCAPSLAQLAMDACSLLDKTPPQSPTRALPRPLHPTPVVDWDARPLPPPPAYDDVAQDEDDFEVCSINSTLVAAGVCAGPSQGETNYAFVPEQAQLLPPLEDNLFLPPQGGSKPPSSAQTAQIFQALQQECMRQLRVPAGSLVPSPGPAPAGEDKPQVPPRVPIPPRPTRPRGELSPAPSGEEEIGRWPGPASPPRVPPREPLSPQGSRTPSPLVPPGSSPLPPRLSSSPGKTMPTTQSFASDPKYATPQVIQAPGPRAGPCILPIVRDGKKVSNTHYYLLPERPPYLERYQRFLREAQSPEEPAPLPVPLLLPPPSTPAPAAPTATVRPMPQAAPDPKANFSTNNSNPGVRPPALRATARLPQRGCPGDGPEAGRPTDKIQMVEQLFGLGLRPRSECHKVLEMCDWNLEQAGCHLLGSCGPAHHK
- the TNK2 gene encoding activated CDC42 kinase 1 isoform X3; translation: MQPEEGTGWLLELLSEVQLQQYFLRLRDDLNVTRLSHFEYVKNEDLEKIGMGRPGQRRLWEAVKRRKAMCKRKSWMSKVFSGKRLEAEFPPHHSQSTFRKTSPTPGGPAGEGPLQSLTCLIGEKDLHLFEKLGDGSFGVVRRGEWDAPSGKTVSVAVKCLKPDVLSQPEAMDDFIREVNAMHSLDHRNLIRLYGVVLTPPMKMVTELAPLGSLLDRLRKHQGHFLLGTLSRYAVQVAEGMGYLESKRFIHRDLAARNLLLATRDLVKIGDFGLMRALPQNDDHYVMQEHRKVPFAWCAPESLKTRTFSHASDTWMFGVTLWEMFTYGQEPWIGLNGSQILHKIDKEGERLPRPEDCPQDIYNVMVQCWAHKPEDRPTFVALRDFLLEAQPTDMRALQDFEEPDKLHIQMNDVITVIEGRAENYWWRGQNTRTLCVGPFPRNVVTSVAGLSAQDISQPLQNSFIHTGHGDSDPRHCWGFPDKIDELYLGNPMDPPDLLSVELSTSRPTQHLGRAKKPTYDPVSEDQDPLSSDFKRLGLRKPGLTRGLWLAKPSARVPGTKAGRGGGSEVTLIDFGEEPVIPAPRPCAPSLAQLAMDACSLLDKTPPQSPTRALPRPLHPTPVVDWDARPLPPPPAYDDVAQDEDDFEVCSINSTLVAAGVCAGPSQGETNYAFVPEQAQLLPPLEDNLFLPPQGGSKPPSSAQTAQIFQALQQECMRQLRVPAGSLVPSPGPAPAGEDKPQVPPRVPIPPRPTRPRGELSPAPSGEEEIGRWPGPASPPRVPPREPLSPQGSRTPSPLVPPGSSPLPPRLSSSPGKTMPTTQSFASDPKYATPQVIQAPGPRAGPCILPIVRDGKKVSNTHYYLLPERPPYLERYQRFLREAQSPEEPAPLPVPLLLPPPSTPAPAAPTATVRPMPQAAPDPKANFSTNNSNPGVRPPALRATARLPQRGCPGDGPEAGRPTDKIQMLQAMVHGVTTEECQAALQSHSWSVQRAAQYLKVEQLFGLGLRPRSECHKVLEMCDWNLEQAGCHLLGSCGPAHHK
- the TNK2 gene encoding activated CDC42 kinase 1 isoform X1 — translated: MQPEEGTGWLLELLSEVQLQQYFLRLRDDLNVTRLSHFEYVKNEDLEKIGMGRPGQRRLWEAVKRRKAMCKRKSWMSKVFSGKRLEAEFPPHHSQSTFRKTSPTPGGPAGEGPLQSLTCLIGEKDLHLFEKLGDGSFGVVRRGEWDAPSGKTVSVAVKCLKPDVLSQPEAMDDFIREVNAMHSLDHRNLIRLYGVVLTPPMKMVTELAPLGSLLDRLRKHQGHFLLGTLSRYAVQVAEGMGYLESKRFIHRDLAARNLLLATRDLVKIGDFGLMRALPQNDDHYVMQEHRKVPFAWCAPESLKTRTFSHASDTWMFGVTLWEMFTYGQEPWIGLNGSQILHKIDKEGERLPRPEDCPQDIYNVMVQCWAHKPEDRPTFVALRDFLLEAQPTDMRALQDFEEPDKLHIQMNDVITVIEGRAENYWWRGQNTRTLCVGPFPRNVVTSVAGLSAQDISQPLQNSFIHTGHGDSDPRHCWGFPDKIDELYLGNPMDPPDLLSVELSTSRPTQHLGRAKREPPPRPPQPAIFAQKPTYDPVSEDQDPLSSDFKRLGLRKPGLTRGLWLAKPSARVPGTKAGRGGGSEVTLIDFGEEPVIPAPRPCAPSLAQLAMDACSLLDKTPPQSPTRALPRPLHPTPVVDWDARPLPPPPAYDDVAQDEDDFEVCSINSTLVAAGVCAGPSQGETNYAFVPEQAQLLPPLEDNLFLPPQGGSKPPSSAQTAQIFQALQQECMRQLRVPAGSLVPSPGPAPAGEDKPQVPPRVPIPPRPTRPRGELSPAPSGEEEIGRWPGPASPPRVPPREPLSPQGSRTPSPLVPPGSSPLPPRLSSSPGKTMPTTQSFASDPKYATPQVIQAPGPRAGPCILPIVRDGKKVSNTHYYLLPERPPYLERYQRFLREAQSPEEPAPLPVPLLLPPPSTPAPAAPTATVRPMPQAAPDPKANFSTNNSNPGVRPPALRATARLPQRGCPGDGPEAGRPTDKIQMLQAMVHGVTTEECQAALQSHSWSVQRAAQYLKVEQLFGLGLRPRSECHKVLEMCDWNLEQAGCHLLGSCGPAHHK
- the TNK2 gene encoding activated CDC42 kinase 1 isoform X8, which encodes MQPEEGTGWLLELLSEVQLQQYFLRLRDDLNVTRLSHFEYVKNEDLEKIGMGRPGQRRLWEAVKRRKAMCKRKSWMSKVFSGKRLEAEFPPHHSQSTFRKTSPTPGGPAGEGPLQSLTCLIGEKDLHLFEKLGDGSFGVVRRGEWDAPSGKTVSVAVKCLKPDVLSQPEAMDDFIREVNAMHSLDHRNLIRLYGVVLTPPMKMVTELAPLGSLLDRLRKHQGHFLLGTLSRYAVQVAEGMGYLESKRFIHRDLAARNLLLATRDLVKIGDFGLMRALPQNDDHYVMQEHRKVPFAWCAPESLKTRTFSHASDTWMFGVTLWEMFTYGQEPWIGLNGSQILHKIDKEGERLPRPEDCPQDIYNVMVQCWAHKPEDRPTFVALRDFLLEAQPTDMRALQDFEEPDKLHIQMNDVITVIEGRAENYWWRGQNTRTLCVGPFPRNVVTSVAGLSAQDISQPLQNSFIHTGHGDSDPRHCWGFPDKIDELYLGNPMDPPDLLSVELSTSRPTQHLGRAKKPTYDPVSEDQDPLSSDFKRLGLRKPGLTRGLWLAKPSARVPGTKAGRGGGSEVTLIDFGEEPVIPAPRPCAPSLAQLAMDACSLLDKTPPQSPTRALPRPLHPTPVVDWDARPLPPPPAYDDVAQDEDDFEVCSINSTLVAAGVCAGPSQGETNYAFVPEQAQLLPPLEDNLFLPPQGGSKPPSSAQTAQIFQALQQECMRQLRVPAGSLVPSPGPAPAGEDKPQVPPRVPIPPRPTRPRGELSPAPSGEEEIGRWPGPASPPRVPPREPLSPQGSRTPSPLVPPGSSPLPPRLSSSPGKTMPTTQSFASDPKYATPQVIQAPGPRAGPCILPIVRDGKKVSNTHYYLLPERPPYLERYQRFLREAQSPEEPAPLPVPLLLPPPSTPAPAAPTATVRPMPQAAPDPKANFSTNNSNPGVRPPALRATARLPQRGCPGDGPEAGRPTDKIQMVEQLFGLGLRPRSECHKVLEMCDWNLEQAGCHLLGSCGPAHHK